The DNA segment GCAATCAATATCTGAAAGCGATGGGTCTCACCCTATGGCAACGCCGGGTGAGCGTCGAGGTCGGGCAGGTAGATGACATCCCGAATGCCGGGAACGAGGCCCAGCTGGCCGAGCCTGCAACGGACATGCTTAAAACCGACCACATAGAGGAGACTGAACACGTCAGGGAAGTGACGGCAAACGAGCAACCCGATTGGCAGGCACTGCAGCAAAGTGTCAAGGGATGCAAGGCGTGCGGGCTGCGTGCCGGTTGTAGGCAAACTGTATTCGGTGTCGGCGATCCCCAGGCAGACCTGCTGGTGATCGGTGAAGCCCCCGGTGCCGACGAGGATCGGCAGGGTGAACCCTTCGTCGGTCGAGCCGGTCAGCTGCTGAATGGGATGCTGTTGGCCATGGGCTACAAACGTGAAGCGGTCTTCATCGCCAACATTGTCAAATGCAGGCCCCCCGACAACCGTGATCCTAAGCCCGAGGAGGCCCTCCACTGCGAACCCCATCTGTTAAGACAGATTGAACTGATAAAGCCGAAAGTGATACTCGCTGTAGGACGCATTGCGGCACAAAATCTGCTCAAGTCCGATATTGCCGTGGGTAAGCTGCGGGGGCGGATTCACAGCTTCGGACAAGCGGCTATTCCATTGGTTGTGACCTACCATCCCGCCTATCTATTGAGATCCCCGGAACAGAAAGGCAAGGCCTGGCAGGATCTGCAACTGGCGCTTTCCGTATTACGGGAAGATTCAGTGTGAGTGCCCAGCTACTGGATCCACTGCTAGGCATCCGGCCCATGCAGACAGAGGATCTCCCCCAGGTCCTGACGATCGAGGAGTCGGTCTACCCCTTCCCCTGGACTCTGGGGATCTTTCATGACTGCCTGCGTGTCGGCTACTGCTGCTGGGTGCTGACCCTCGATCAACAGGTGATCGGTTATGGTGTGATGTCTGTGGTGATCGATGAGTCACACATTCTCAACATCTGTATCGATCCCCAGTGGCAAGGCAAGGGGTTAGGCGTGAAGTTGATCCAACGCCTGTTGAAAATAGCCCGTCAACATGGCGCCGAGACAGTCTATCTGGAGGTCAGGGCCGGTAACATAGCTGCAATTGGGCTGTATGAAAAATTGGGTTTTGTGGAGATAGGCCAGAGACGTGGCTACTATCCGGACCAGAATCAATCCCGGGAGGATGCATTGCTGATGTCACTGGAGTTGTAGGGTCTGGCCAGGCAGATCCGATAGGGGACTGGAAAATGCAGCGGTTTATATCATCTCATCGATAACAGTGGGATTGCTGTGCAGGCTGGCCATACTGCCAACGGCTTTAAAGGATGCAATGGCCCGCTGCTCAAGCGGGGCGACTTGATCCCTTGCCGGTTCCCCATCACTGCTACTGCCAGCCGCCTTACTTTGGTTTTCCGCAAGTTGCTGACGCTGCGCGGCTTGAACTTCACTTCTTGCCTGTGCTGCCATTGCCGAAGCTTGTGCCGCGACCTGACGATCCTGGGGAGACGGGTCAGCCGGAGCCAGGGCTGCGCGGCGGACTGTTTCGGCCTGCCTGACCCGCTGTTCCGGGCTGTTGGTTGAGGGCATGCGGATCGAAACCTCTCCGCCCACAGCGTAGTTACGGCCATCGGGGCCTCTTGTATAGGTGTAGCTGCCACCGGAAGCCAAACCGCCCGCGGCGGCCCGATGGGCGGCCTCATGGGCCCGGACCTCCCGGTCTCTCTTCTGCAACTCCCTGACTTCAGCCTTTTCTTCCTGGGTTAATTGGCTGCTCTCTGTGCTCTCACGAACCGGTCGTTGGGTGGTGCTTTCACGGGTAGCCGGGGTGGCGGCAGAGTCTGCATAGGCGCCGCCAGACGGGCTTGTCTCGCTGCTAGAGGCCTTGGCGCCGACTGAAGTTCGATCTGCCGCAGATGCGGTATTGCCGAGTCCAGATAGCATGCCGACGGAGAGATCCATAGTGTTACCAATTCATTTCACCTGCCACAATTATAAGCAACAAACCAAGCTATGGCTTGATAGCCACCAACAATACCTAAGCTTTCGGAATTAGCTTCCCGCCGCGTGTCCAATCACTATCCGGATATGGTTCATCTCCATTCTAAACCCTATGAGTGGGGCCTCAGGCTGAGTAAGTCACTACCCTGGCCATGAATGGGGTATAATCCGCGGCTTTTTAACGGTGAAACTAGGCTTCAATGTCCGAACTGCTTGAACAACTCAGCCGGCGACGTACTTTCGCCATCATCTCCCACCCGGATGCGGGTAAAACCACCTTGACGGAGAAACTGCTCCTGTATGGGGGGGCGATCCAGATGGCGGGCACCGTCAAAGGGCGCAAAGCGGCAAGGCATGCCACCTCCGACTGGATGGAGATGGAGAAGGAGCGGGGTATCTCGGTCACCTCGTCGGTGATGCAGTTTCCCTACCGGGATGAGATCGTCAATCTGCTCGACACCCCCGGCCATGAGGATTTTTCGGAGGATACCTACCGTACCCTGACGGCGGTGGATTCCGCATTGATGGTCATCGATGTGGCAAAAGGCGTGGAGGCGCGGACGATTAAATTAATGGATGTATGCCGTCTGCGTGATACCCCGATTCTCACCTTCGTCAATAAACTCGACCGGGAGGGGCGGGATCCCCTGGAGATACTGGATGAGATCGAGGAGGTGCTGAAGATCAAGTGCTCCCCTGTATCCTGGCCGATCGGCATGGGTAAGCGTCTGAAGGGGGTTTACGATCTGCGTAGCGATACCACCCATCTCTTCAGCGCCACCCACGGCGGCAAGATCCAGGTGGGTGAGATCATCGAGGGGATCGACAATCCCAAGCTGGATGAGCTGATCGGCAGCCAGGCCGGGGAGCTGCGTGAGGAGATCGAACTGGTGCGTGGCGCCAGTCATGAACTGGATCTGGAGGCCTATGCCCGGGGTGAATTGACACCGGTGTTTTTCGGCTCGGCAATCAATAACTTCGGTGTCAAAGAGCTGTTGGATGCCTTCGTCGAGTATGCCCCGGGACCCCTGTCCCGCACTACCCAACAGCGCCTGGTAGAGCCGTCCGAGTCAAAGTTCAGCGGCTTTATCTTTAAGATCCAGGCCAACATGGATCCGCAACACCGGGATCGTGTTGCCTTTTTGCGTGTCTGTTCAGGCAGTTATCGCAAAGGCATGAAGATGCGGCAAGTCCGTATCGGCAAAACTGTGCAGATCAGTAATGCCATTACTTTCCAGGCCGATGAACGTCGCCATGTGGAGGAGGCATGGCCGGGAGATATCATCGGTCTGCATAATCATGGCACCATCCAGATCGGTGACACCTTCACTGAAGGTGAAGCGCTGAAATATGAGGGCATCCCCTATTTTGCCCCGGAGCTGTTCCGCCGCGTGGTATTGAAAGATCCGCTCAAGCAGAAGGCGCTGTTGAAAGGGGTGTTGCAGCTGTGCGAAGAGGGCGCCACCCAGGTCTTCAGGCCATTGAAAAACAACGATCTTATTCTGGGTGCGGTGGGTGTGCTGCAGTTCGATGTGGCGGTGGCGCGACTGAAACATGAATATAAGGTCGAGGCAATCGTCGAGCCGGTGAATGTGGTCACCACCCGTTGGATAGCCTGCCAGGATGAAAAAATGCTGGAGCGTTTCAAGGATAAGGCCCATGACAACCTGGCTTTGGATGGGGATGATCAACTCGTCTACCTGGCACCCACCCGGGTGAATCTCGACCTGGCCATGGAGCGTTGGCCCGATATCGAATTTCTAGCCACACGGGAACTATAGAATCCTCACCAATCGAGGTTACTCACGGTCACAGGGTCGGGAAAGCATGGAGCGCTAACTCCATACTCATAGCGCGTTGAAAATCGCCATTGCTAATCCATAATTACTATAGAAGCCTTGAAGATGATGGAGGCTCTTTAATTGTTAGGGTTGATCTCCACTGCCCTGGGTGAGAAGGAGGTAGTTGATGTTTCTAATGCAGAAAAATAGTGAAAAGCTGGTTGAAGTATTGAGTCTGACAGACCTTTTTAATCCGAATCATCCTGATATCATTGGCCGCTTCCATGCGGGAGAAGAGATGCAGGATGCGGAGAAGTTTGCCAAGGATCAGATGAAATTCCCTTCCGGGGAATCACTCCCTCAATGCTGGTTGGATTCCAAATATCGGCAGCATTGATCGATCTCTGTGGCTACGACCAGGGGTTGATCCAATATCCAGTTCGATGCTTGCCCAGGTCCTGATCCAGGGTGTCTTGGTTCAGGATCAGAAACTCGCATTGCTTTGGCCCGATTTTTCTATCCAGCCGTGGATCATCTTTTTGGTTGTAAAGTCGGCAGCACAGTTGCCCTGGTGGTCTACGACGATCATACCACCCCTGCCTTTGACCTTGCGTAGCAGATATTCGATGCCATACTCAACCGCTCCCTTGGCGTCACAGTTGAGAAATTCCATGGCATCAGAGACCGTCTTTGCAAGGACAGTGCGCATGAAATCCTCGCCAAATCCGGTCGTTGATACCGCGCAGGTCTGATTATCGGCAAATACACCTGCCCCGACGATCGGTGAATCACCCACCCGTCCCATGCGTTTGTTGACTATGCCCCCGGTGGATGTGGCAGCAGCCATATTCCCCTCCAGGTCCCGGGCGACGGCACCGATGGTGCCGTACTTCTGCTCTTCGGAGGCCTCACTGCTGTCATCATGGTCGAGCATGATTCGGTGCTGCAGGCGCGCCTGTTCCAGCTGTTGAATACGGTCAGGCGTGAAAAAATAGTGATCCGGCGTCAGGGGCATACCGCAGTGGGCGGCAAACTTCATCGCGCCCTCGCTGATCAACATCACATGTTCGCTCTCCGCCATCACCAGACGCGCCAATTGGACTGGATTGGCGATATTGCTCACCGCGGCGACTGCACCCGCGGAGAGGTCGCGACCATCCATGATAGCGGCATCCATCTCCACCTTGCCGTTCTCATTGAGAACGGAACCGCATCCGGCGTTGAAAACCGGGTCGTCCTCCAACTGTGATGCGCATGACTCCACCACTTCCAGGGCATTACCACCGCGAATGAGTATCTCACGGCCGTGTTCCAGAACGGTACGGATGCTCTCCAGATAGCGTAGGGCTGTTTTATTATCCTTGACATTGTCCAGGGCACCGGCGCCGCCATGCACCATCAGCGAGAAGGTCTCTTGCATTGTTTTCTGTGTTTGCGTTGATCCTGCTGTAAAGCTACCAGAGGCGTTGCTGCAACTCTAGTTTGATTCGCTGACGTGTTGTCCGGTTACCTGCGATCATGAACATGACCTTGCCGACCAGGATCGTGCCCCAATTGACAATAATGACACCCTCTCCAGTTGACGGATTGTACTCGAGGTCACGAATATCCAAGCTATCGAGAGAGCGATGCCAGGTTGAAAAGTTACAAGATTCCCACTCATCAATACCGCATTTCATCGCTATCAAGGTTGGATAGGATGCGCCGTTGTAACGAGGATTGCACTCGATGGCGAGATACTCGCTCTTCTGCCCCTGTTGCAATACCGCCACATCGAAGGCAAGAATATCCTTGAAGCCGCGCTCTGCCATCCATTCGGCCATAGGCTCAACAATTCCCCAGGGTTCGTAAGGTGTGGGATAGAAATTTCCCTGGTGGGCCGTACCCTCGAGAATCTGTTCCGTGGCAAGCAGTCTCCTGCATTCTCCATCGGTTATCCGATACTGCAGATTGAGAAAGGTCTCTGTCTTAACCTCCTGTTGCAGTTGCACAGGAGTGTCTGCGGCAAAGTTTGACATCGCCAGTGATAAGGCATCCCGATCCTCGCATCGATAGATGCCGACGCCGGAAACCGAGATGGCGGCTTTGAGATAACAGGGGAAGGGGAAGGTGCTGAGCTCCTCATCCGATATCTCTGCGACACTGTTGAAACAGCTTGTCTTTGGTACAGGCACTCCCAACTCGTCTGCCAGGGACATGAAGTTGTTCTTGGAATTGATGAACTCGACGGTTTTGGCCCAGCCTATATCACCGCCCTTTTTAAGCTCCATGTCACCATAGAAAAAGTGTGATGGGGTGATGCCGCCATGAACAGGCATATATTCAGGGCTGATGTCCCAGATTACATTGTGGCTGTGGTGCAGACCGATGCGCGAGTAGTGATCAGTAATCTCTTCCCATTCGCTCTTCAACAATGGGTGAAGTTGGATCATATCGTCATGTTCGGTGGCACCAAGGACTCTGCCGGAATAGAGGTAGTTGCCTTTTACGCCCTCGGCGGTGCATGACATGATATCGTGATTGAAGACCCTAGGATTTGTTGGTCTGGCCGGAATCTGGTGGACCACGCTACCTTTTGCCTGATGAATCCCTTGTGTTCCCTTTGTGATCATGAATCTGCCCTGTCTTTGTATCGGATGATTCCCCTCTCATCTGCAAAATAGGCGCCAGATTCTAGGATTTTGCATTTATACATCCAGGTTATCAGCGGCATTTAAATAGGTAGGTTCATGAATTGACTGGAAATATCGCAGGGATATCAATGCTCACCCGAGATCATGCGCGGCTTTGTTATATGTGGATGTTGCGATTTGCCGAGGGGTGGTATGCGCTATCAGAGTGCACCGATGCTGTCGACACTGTCATTGGTGGATGAAAATAGTGCGCCCAACGGCCGTATGATCGATGGGTGGGAACAGTATTTGAGCTGTGAGCCGCAGGATTTGTTATTGAAATGGATATCCTTGTGTGGGACTGTTTCTTGCTTGTTCAGCTACCAAGATCTCACTTGGGAACCCTCGATAGGCAGATGGCTGTTGATGGGTCTTAGATATACCGGAGCAAAAGATGCTAGATAAGACATTGACGGTCATCCTTGCGGGTGGTCAGGGTTCACGCCTGCAACCACTGACGCTGGAGCGTACCAAGGCCGCGGTACCCTTCGGCGGTCAATACAGGATTATCGATTTTTCCCTGGTCAACTGTCTCCACTCCGGACTCCGCAGGATTCTGGTACTGACCCAGTACAAATCCCACTCCCTGCAAAAGCATTTGCGAGATGGATGGTCGCTCTTCAATCCGGAACTGGGGGAATACATCACTGCGGTTCCACCGCAAATGCGTAGGGGCAGTGGTTGGTATGATGGTACCGCGGATGCGGTCTACCAGAATCTCTACATGCTCAAGCGCAGTGGGGCTGAGCGGGTACTGATCCTGCCTGGCGACCATATCTACCGCATGGATTATGCTCCCATGATCGCCTTTCACATGCAGCAGAATGCCAGTGTTACGGTTGCATGCATGCAGCGCCCTTTCCCAGAGGTCGGTCTTTCCGGGGTTTTGGATATGGACCAGAACAGTCGAGTCAACACCTATGGGACCCTGCAGGTACAGCATCAGGTTGATGATGACGATGTTGCAACCGCCCAGGTTTCAATGGGGATCTATCTCTTCTCCATCGATAAGTTGATCGAGGCGCTGGAGGAGGATCATGATCTGGCTGGTTCCAGCCATGATCTTACCCAGGACATCCTGCCAAGAATGGTTGGCGATGGGGGCGTCTACGCCTATCAATTCGGTGGCGAGGCAGGACGCGTCAGTCAGGATCGCTATTGGCGTGACGTAGCCACCATTGACAGTTACTACGACGCCAATATGGAGTTACTGGACCCGGTTCCGTCACTGGATCTGTATCAACCTGAATGGCCGATCCGTACCCACCATGGGCAAAATCCGCCAGCCAGGACCGTACCGGGCGTCTCCGGCAGCGAGGGAATCTTTATCAACTCCATCGTCGCCAATGGCGTACTCATCGTCGGTGGCAGCGTGCAACACTCCATTCTGTTTCCTAAGACCCTGATCGGCGATGAAGCGGTGATCCACAACTCAATCCTTTTCGATGCTGTGAAGGTTGGCGATGGAGCGCAGTTGGAGAACTGTATCATCGACAAGGGTGTGGTGATCCCGCCAGGGGTGCGTATCGGATTTGATCAGGAGAGCGATGCTGCCCGCTTTACCGTTTCACCCAAGGGGGTGGTTGTGGTGCCAAAGGGTTATCGCTTCAGAAGCTGAAAGGCCTCTAGGGCCTGTTAACAGGCCCTAGCCAGGATATCTTCTCAAGCTATCTTACAGGGTCACCAGGGTGCGCCCCACGATCTTGCCCGCCAGCATCTGTTCAAAGATCTCTGGCAGTTGTTCCATGGAGACTGTCTGGGTCAGGATGTCGTCCAGATGCCTGGGCCTGAGGTCGGTGGCCAGGCGCTGCCAGAGCTCCTCCCTGATCTCGCCAGGACAACCTGATGAGTTGATACCGAGCAGGCTCACGCCACGCAAGATAAAAGGCATCACCGTGGTGTTCAAATCGTGGCCGCCGGCCAGGCCTATGGCTGCGATGTTGCCCCAGGGTCTGATCTTACGTGTGATGCTTGAGAGCGTCTTACCACCCACGTTGTCCACAGCGCCGCCCCACACGCCTCTTTCCAGGGCATGGTGATAGCTGTTGACCTGCTCCCGCCCCAACACCTCTTGGGCGCCGAGGTGTTCCAGATAGGCCTGTTGATCGGCCTTGCCGGTGACAGCATGCACCTCAAATCCCTCGCCATCGAAGATGTTGACTGCGATACAACCCACGCCGCCTGTGGCGCCGGTGATCAGTATCGGGCCCATGTCTGGGCGTTGGCCGTTGGTTTCCATCCTGTGCAGGGCCAAGGCAGCGGTGAAACCGGCAGTGCCCAAAATCATCGACTGGGAGGCTGATAGGCCTTGGGGCAGGGGTACTGCCCAGTCTGCCGGTACCCTGAGATATTCGGCATATCCGCCATCAGCGGTGGTGGAGAGCTCATATCCTGTGACGATCACCGTGTCACCGGGCTTGAAGCGCTTGTCACCGCTCTCGGCAACTTCTCCACAGGCATCGATACCGCCGGTGAGTGGATAGCGTCTGAGGATCTGCGCCTTGCCTGTCCCAGCCAGGGCATCTTTGTAATTGATGCTGGAGTATTGCACCCGGATCAGGATTTCACCCTTATCCGGGGTCTGTAACTCAAGCGCTTCAATCCCTGCTGAGTGCTGGGCATTGTCCCGATGTATACGAAAGGCTTTATAAGAAGTCATGTCGAACTACTCCGATACAACTGGTATCTTTCCTATCTTGCCCCGCCATTCGGCAGGACCCATCTGATGAACGGAGTCACCGCGGCTGTCTACGGCCACAGTGACGGGGAAATCGACCACTTCGAATTCCCGTATCGCCTCCATGCCGAGATCCTCGAATGCCAGCAGACGGGAGCTGCGAATCGCCTTGGAAACAAGATAAGCGGCACCGCCCACAGCCATCAGGTAGACGGCTTTATGGCGCTTTATCGCTGCCAGGGCTGCGGGCCCCCGTTCGGCCTTGCCGACCATGCCGAATAGACCCGCCTGATCCAACATCACTTCGCTGAACTTATCCATGCGTGTGGCAGTGGTGGGACCGGCCGGACCTACCACCTCATCGCGTACAGGATCGACCGGTCCCACGTAATAGATGAAGCGGCCATGGAAATCGATGCCGTCGGGGAGTGGCTGGTCGTTGGCATAGAGATCGGCAATACGCTTATGCGCGGCATCCCGTCCGGTCAATAGCTTGCCATTGAGGAGTATGAGTTCCCCCGGTTGCCAGCTTGCTATCTCCTCCTTGCTGATACTATCCAGATCGACCCGGCGGGCCTGCGGAGAGGCCTCCCAGGTGACATCAGGCCAGTCGTCCGGGGCAGGGGGGGTGAGCAGGGCCGGCCCGCTGCCATCCAGGGTGAACTCCACATGGCGGGTGGCGGCGCAGTTGGGGATCATGCCCACCGGCAGCGATGCTGCGTGGGTGGGAAAGTCGCTGACCTTTACGTCCAGCACGGTGGTCAAGCCACCGAGTCCCTGCGCACCTATACCCAATGCATTGACCTTGTCATAGATCTCCAGGCGCAGCTCCTCCTTGCGATTCTCCGGACCCCGTGCCTGTAATTCATGGATGTCGATGGGTTCCATGAGTGACTCTTTGGCCAGCAGCATGGCCTTTTCGGCCGAGCCTCCGACACCGATGCCAAGCATCCCGGGAGGACACCATCCGGCCCCCATTTTGGGCACCTCCTGCAACACCCAGTCCACAAGAGAACCGGAGGGATTGAGCACCTTGAAGCGGGATTTGTTTTCCGAACCGCCCCCCTTGGCAGCGACTTTCACCTCAACCTTGTCTCCCGGCACCAGTTCCATGTGAATAATCGCAGGGGTGTTGTCGCCGCTGTTCTTGCGACTGCCGAGTGGATCGTTGACCATGGAAAATCGCAACACATTGTCGGGATGGGCATAACCGTGCCGCACACCTTCATTGACCATATCGCTGATCGACATTTCGCCATCCCATTGAACCTGCATGCCGATCTTGAGAAACACCACCACCATACCGGTGTCCTGGCAGACGGGACGCCTCCCCTCGGCGCACATGCGGGAATTAACCAGGATCTGTGCCATTGCATCCTTGGCGGCGGGACTCTCCTCTTTGGCCCAGGCTTCACCCATGGCCTTGAGAAAGTCGACCGGGTGATAGTAGGAGATGAACTGCAGGGCATCGGCGATGCTGTGGATAAGGTCTTCCTGGCGGATGCGGGTCATGGTCAATCCTGTCAATACAGTGTCGACCGGTAGATACCGGTCTGTCGTTGATCTCGTATTTTTTCTATTTGTTGAGGCTGATTAGCAAGATTATTGTTAATGCAGAATCAGATTTCCAGTAGCAAGCGACTGGGATCCTCCAGTAATTGCTTGATGGTTACCAGGAACTGTACTGCGTCCCGACCGTCGATAATACGATGATCATAGGAGAGCGCCAGATACATAACAGGACGTATCACGATCTCACCCTTTTCCGCTACCGGTCGTTGTTGAATGGAGTGCATGCCGAGAATCGCACTCTGGGGTGGATTGAGGATCGGTGTGGAGAGCATGGAACCGAATACACCGCCGTTGGTGATGGAGAATGTGCCCCCGGTCAGGTCATCATAACTCAATGATCCCTCCTTGGCCTTGAGGCCGTAATCCTTGATTCTCTGCTCGATGGCGGCGAAGCTGAGCTGATCCGCGTCACGCAGTATCGGTACCACCAGGCCGCGAGGGGAGGAGACAGCGATACCGATGTCGAAGTAGCCGTGATAGAGGATATCGTCACCATCCATGGTGGCATTGATAATCGGATACTGTTTCAACGCCTCGACTGCTGCCTTGACAAAAAAGGCCATGAATCCCAGGCGTACATTGTGGCGTTTTTCAAACTCATCCCGATATTTAACCCGAAGATCGGAGACAGCCTGCAGATTCACCTCATTGAAGGTGGTGAGGATGGCGGCAGTCTGCTGCGCCTCCACCAATCGTTCCGCAACCCGCTTGCGCAGGCGTGTCATTGGCACCCTTTCTTCAACCCGGCCCGTTGGGGCAGGGGCGGGCGGAGTGGATGGCGTAGGTTCGACACGGCTTGTGGCTACCGCTGTACTGTTTTGTGCGGCGATGGCCGCTTCCACATCGGATTTGACGATACGTCCGTTTTTACCGCTGCCCTGAATGCTGTTGGGATCGATACCGCTCTCCTTCACCAGTCGCCTTACAGCAGGAGAGAGTGCGGGTGGTTCTTGCTCCGCTTGCGGGGCTTCTGCTGGTTGCTCTTGAGTGGCGGGTGTCCCCGCACCGGCCTCCAGAACCCCCAATAGATCATCAGCCTCAACGGTTTCACCCTCTTTGAAGTGAATCGTGGTCAGGGTGCCTGATTGTGGTGACGGCACTTCAAGTACGACCTTGTCGGTTTCAAGATCGACCAGGGTTTCATCCTGTTCGACATGTTCACCCGGC comes from the Candidatus Thiodiazotropha sp. CDECU1 genome and includes:
- the odhB gene encoding 2-oxoglutarate dehydrogenase complex dihydrolipoyllysine-residue succinyltransferase, with translation MSIELRVPQLPESVTDATILSWHKQPGEHVEQDETLVDLETDKVVLEVPSPQSGTLTTIHFKEGETVEADDLLGVLEAGAGTPATQEQPAEAPQAEQEPPALSPAVRRLVKESGIDPNSIQGSGKNGRIVKSDVEAAIAAQNSTAVATSRVEPTPSTPPAPAPTGRVEERVPMTRLRKRVAERLVEAQQTAAILTTFNEVNLQAVSDLRVKYRDEFEKRHNVRLGFMAFFVKAAVEALKQYPIINATMDGDDILYHGYFDIGIAVSSPRGLVVPILRDADQLSFAAIEQRIKDYGLKAKEGSLSYDDLTGGTFSITNGGVFGSMLSTPILNPPQSAILGMHSIQQRPVAEKGEIVIRPVMYLALSYDHRIIDGRDAVQFLVTIKQLLEDPSRLLLEI